Proteins encoded together in one Wolbachia endosymbiont of Menacanthus eurysternus window:
- the gltX gene encoding glutamate--tRNA ligase encodes MLTRFAPSPTGHLHIGNIRTALICWMYARNKKGKFILRFDDTDICRSDIKYIDSIVQDLRWMGINWDFNFRQSERFERYNEIFLQLVKDGYIYACYETREELDIKRKLQLKCGLPPIYDRSALFLTEQEKILYKKEGRKPHFRFKLNRNEIISWNDEIKGIINIAMNHISDPIVKREDGIYTYMLPSVIDDIDFNITHVVRGEDHITNTAIQIQIIRALKAKIYTFAHLPLLYFNNDKKMSKRKIGLNIRSIKEDEIEPITLITYLSNLGTSDPIKSYNIQFLIDSFDIEKFGSAPIKFNFTEIYKLNSKILRQMSFAMMKERLNRIGVNSPEFWYFIRSNIKRFSETVKWWKICKYNNIVVKPIILDKELVKIALDALHYGDFNENTLLEWVKNIQQKVDIKIKDLFMQLRLVLTGVKTGPELAKLLVFIGRENTIERLKKVSTI; translated from the coding sequence GTGTTAACAAGATTTGCTCCGAGTCCAACTGGTCATCTTCATATAGGAAATATTCGTACTGCACTTATCTGTTGGATGTATGCGCGTAATAAAAAGGGAAAATTTATACTTCGTTTTGATGATACTGATATTTGTCGTTCGGATATTAAATATATAGATAGCATTGTACAAGATTTGAGATGGATGGGTATAAATTGGGATTTTAATTTTAGGCAGTCAGAGCGTTTTGAGCGTTACAATGAGATATTTTTACAATTAGTAAAAGATGGATATATTTATGCATGCTATGAAACGAGGGAAGAGTTAGATATTAAGCGTAAATTACAGTTAAAATGTGGATTACCACCTATATATGATAGGAGCGCGTTGTTTCTTACTGAGCAAGAAAAAATTCTTTATAAGAAAGAAGGACGAAAACCGCATTTTAGATTTAAGCTGAATAGAAATGAGATTATTAGTTGGAATGATGAAATTAAAGGAATTATAAATATTGCAATGAATCATATCAGTGATCCAATAGTAAAGAGGGAGGATGGAATATATACGTATATGTTACCTTCCGTTATTGACGATATTGACTTCAATATAACGCATGTTGTACGTGGAGAAGACCATATAACTAATACTGCGATACAAATACAAATAATTCGAGCGCTAAAAGCAAAGATTTATACGTTTGCTCATCTTCCTTTATTATATTTTAATAATGATAAGAAAATGTCAAAACGTAAAATTGGATTGAACATAAGATCGATTAAAGAAGATGAAATTGAACCAATAACGCTTATTACTTATTTATCAAATCTTGGAACTTCAGATCCGATTAAATCATATAACATTCAATTTCTAATTGATTCATTTGATATTGAAAAATTTGGTTCAGCACCTATAAAGTTTAATTTTACTGAAATATATAAACTAAATAGTAAAATTTTAAGGCAAATGTCATTTGCAATGATGAAGGAGCGTTTAAATCGAATTGGAGTAAATTCTCCAGAATTTTGGTACTTTATAAGAAGTAATATAAAAAGATTTTCTGAGACAGTTAAATGGTGGAAAATATGTAAATACAACAATATAGTAGTAAAACCTATAATTCTCGATAAAGAACTTGTAAAAATTGCTCTTGATGCGTTACATTATGGTGATTTTAATGAGAATACATTATTAGAATGGGTTAAGAATATTCAGCAAAAAGTAGATATAAAAATAAAAGATTTGTTTATGCAGTTACGTTTAGTATTAACAGGTGTAAAAACTGGACCAGAACTTGCTAAGTTATTAGTTTTTATTGGTAGAGAAAATACTATTGAAAGATTAAAGAAAGTAAGCACAATTTAA
- the nuoF gene encoding NADH-quinone oxidoreductase subunit NuoF, translating into MMEKQNRIFTNLDGEETPLLRGAKKRGSWRKTKVLLDLGSEKIIDEVKKSGLRGRGGAGFLTGLKWSFMPKNPLREHPTYLVVNADESEPGTCKDRDILRYEPHKLLEGVLLAGRAIQSSTAYIYIRGEFYDEYLVLREALEEAYKEGFLGKDACKSGYDFNVFIHRGAGAYICGEETAQLESIEGKKGFPRIKPPFPATVGLFGCPTMINNVETIAMIPDILYRGGEWFASLGKPNNTGTKIFCISGHVNNPCNVEEELGIPLRELIEKYAGGVRGGWNNLLAVIPGGSSMPLIPKSVCDVVEMDFDSLRAVQSGLGTAGVIVMDKSTDIIAAIERLSYFYMHESCGQCAPCREGTGWIWRIMKRMVKGDIRFDEIDKILDITSQIEGHTICAFGDAAVWPVQGMIRHFRYIIEERVRLFINKDC; encoded by the coding sequence ATAATGGAAAAGCAGAATAGAATATTTACCAACCTGGATGGCGAGGAAACTCCCTTGCTTAGGGGAGCAAAGAAGAGGGGTAGTTGGCGAAAAACAAAGGTTTTATTGGATTTAGGATCAGAAAAAATTATTGATGAGGTAAAAAAATCAGGTTTAAGAGGTAGAGGAGGTGCAGGTTTTCTTACAGGTCTAAAATGGAGTTTTATGCCTAAAAATCCATTGAGAGAACATCCAACGTATTTAGTAGTTAATGCAGACGAGTCGGAGCCAGGTACTTGTAAGGATAGGGATATACTGCGGTATGAGCCGCATAAATTACTTGAAGGTGTTCTTTTAGCTGGGAGGGCAATTCAGTCTTCTACTGCGTATATTTATATTAGGGGTGAGTTTTATGATGAATATTTGGTTTTAAGAGAAGCACTTGAGGAAGCTTATAAAGAAGGTTTTCTCGGGAAAGATGCTTGTAAATCTGGTTATGATTTTAATGTATTTATACATAGAGGAGCTGGGGCTTATATATGTGGAGAAGAAACTGCTCAGCTTGAATCGATTGAGGGGAAAAAGGGTTTTCCTCGTATAAAACCACCGTTTCCTGCGACTGTCGGTCTTTTTGGTTGTCCAACTATGATAAATAACGTTGAGACTATAGCTATGATTCCGGATATTTTGTATCGTGGAGGAGAATGGTTTGCATCTCTCGGAAAACCGAATAATACTGGTACTAAAATATTTTGTATTTCAGGACATGTAAATAATCCGTGTAATGTTGAAGAGGAACTTGGAATTCCGTTACGTGAATTGATTGAAAAATATGCTGGTGGAGTACGGGGTGGCTGGAATAACTTACTTGCTGTTATACCTGGAGGGTCTTCAATGCCGCTTATTCCGAAATCTGTATGTGATGTTGTTGAAATGGATTTTGATTCATTGAGAGCTGTACAATCGGGTCTTGGTACTGCTGGTGTTATAGTAATGGATAAGTCTACTGATATAATAGCTGCGATAGAGAGATTATCATATTTTTATATGCATGAATCATGTGGGCAGTGTGCTCCGTGTCGTGAAGGTACCGGATGGATATGGAGAATTATGAAAAGGATGGTTAAAGGGGATATTAGGTTTGATGAAATAGATAAAATATTAGATATTACATCTCAAATAGAAGGGCATACGATTTGTGCATTTGGTGATGCTGCAGTTTGGCCAGTTCAGGGAATGATTAGGCATTTTCGTTATATTATTGAAGAAAGAGTGAGGCTTTTTATTAATAAAGATTGTTAG
- a CDS encoding MFS transporter → MWRNQQTKALISTILCRIAIWYDHMLFIDLVNIISREFCYAQNIYYKILQLFGITGLGAMIRPLGASIFGHIGDRHGRKITLTIAILLISVPSSFIAIIPSYNKIGITSTILLLIIHLIQGIALGAEQGGSSVYLIEHLSNKKKLGMFFGIISFGRSIGVLLSVITVIICKKITDFNAWGWRIPFVFSAICGLTSAYSIYALGETPEYKKNQKQKNLSNLPILELIGHYKRALILAILISIPVNVVVGFTIFLRTIAKEIILVETYVITYLNEIMLIATSVLIPVFSIAFGILADRIGKERTAILFIVITIVLCCPMLFIAHYYKSYPIIMLNVMILSIIERGINPIGIVASKLFPANIRFSGVSLSRNISYALHGGFTPMICTWFTIIFPKINFAAGLYVIFCLLLSLIAILQIKPQDKCLHLHM, encoded by the coding sequence ATGTGGCGTAATCAACAAACAAAAGCATTAATATCTACAATACTCTGTAGAATAGCAATATGGTACGATCATATGCTTTTTATTGATCTAGTCAATATAATTAGTAGAGAATTTTGTTATGCACAAAATATTTACTATAAAATATTACAATTGTTCGGAATTACAGGACTTGGCGCTATGATAAGACCACTTGGTGCATCAATATTTGGTCATATTGGCGATAGACATGGAAGAAAAATAACATTAACAATCGCAATCCTACTAATATCAGTTCCATCTAGTTTTATTGCAATTATTCCAAGTTACAATAAAATAGGAATAACATCCACTATATTACTTCTTATAATTCATCTAATACAGGGAATTGCACTTGGCGCTGAACAAGGAGGCAGTTCAGTTTATTTAATAGAACATTTATCTAATAAAAAAAAATTAGGAATGTTTTTCGGAATAATAAGTTTCGGTCGTTCCATTGGAGTGTTACTTTCTGTAATAACAGTTATAATTTGCAAAAAAATCACTGATTTTAACGCTTGGGGATGGAGAATACCGTTTGTTTTTTCGGCTATTTGTGGATTAACCAGTGCATACAGTATATATGCATTGGGAGAAACTCCAGAATATAAAAAAAATCAAAAACAAAAAAATTTATCTAATTTACCAATATTAGAACTTATAGGACATTATAAAAGAGCCCTTATACTTGCAATTTTAATATCTATACCAGTTAATGTTGTAGTTGGATTTACTATATTTCTTAGAACAATTGCAAAAGAAATAATATTAGTTGAAACATATGTGATAACATATCTCAATGAGATTATGCTTATTGCTACCAGCGTACTAATACCAGTATTTTCCATAGCATTTGGAATATTAGCTGATAGAATAGGAAAAGAGCGCACTGCAATCCTATTTATAGTAATTACTATAGTGCTATGTTGTCCTATGTTGTTTATCGCACACTATTACAAAAGTTATCCTATAATTATGCTTAATGTTATGATTCTATCAATAATAGAAAGGGGTATAAATCCTATAGGGATAGTGGCATCTAAACTTTTTCCTGCCAACATTAGATTCAGCGGAGTAAGCTTATCCCGCAATATCTCTTATGCTTTGCACGGAGGATTTACTCCAATGATATGTACTTGGTTTACCATAATATTTCCTAAAATAAATTTCGCTGCTGGATTATATGTGATCTTCTGTTTGTTATTAAGTTTAATAGCAATACTACAGATAAAACCCCAAGATAAATGTCTTCATCTCCATATGTAA
- a CDS encoding nucleoside deaminase → MEFAIEQARIARKNDEVPIGAVLVSRSDDIISFAHNMSDDPTAHAEMLVIRQACRSFSKSIFYESDIYVTLEPCPMCIQAISFAKIRRLYFGAYYNPSGRTESGIKILQHCSYMPEIYGGILETKCSLLLKDFFEELRT, encoded by the coding sequence ATGGAGTTTGCAATAGAGCAAGCAAGGATTGCTAGGAAAAATGATGAAGTTCCGATAGGTGCTGTATTGGTAAGTAGAAGTGATGATATTATTTCTTTTGCTCATAATATGTCTGATGACCCAACCGCACATGCGGAGATGTTAGTAATTAGACAGGCTTGTAGATCGTTTTCAAAATCTATATTTTATGAATCTGATATATACGTAACGTTAGAACCATGTCCAATGTGCATTCAAGCTATTTCTTTTGCAAAAATTAGACGATTATACTTTGGAGCTTATTATAACCCTAGTGGTAGAACTGAAAGTGGTATTAAGATATTGCAACATTGTAGTTATATGCCTGAAATTTATGGTGGGATATTAGAGACAAAGTGTTCTCTTTTATTAAAAGATTTTTTCGAAGAATTGAGAACTTGA
- a CDS encoding CTP synthase, with amino-acid sequence MRKAKFIFITGGVVSSLGKGLVASSIGALLQSYSFKVRIRKLDPYLNIDPGTMDPIQHGEVFVTEDGAETDLDLGHYERFTGINATRDDNITTGKIYYELLRKERHGDYLGKTVQVIPHVTDLIKSFIFNNTEDLDFMICEIGGTVGDIESQPFLEAIRQINFMLGKQMVILIHLTLVPYLTAAQELKTKPTQHSIRELNFAGLQPDIILCRSEREIFDNQRKKIANLCNVSLSNVMSVPDVSHIYELPILYNQRGLGIQVLKHFNLNKPKPRLTEWNQIVLSMKDITREIIVSVVGKYIEFPDAYKSLVEALNHGAISNKVKMKINWINSRDKNERFFDKKFIEEKLYNSNAILVPGGFGDNGVEGKILAINYARVRNIPFLGICLGMQLAVIEFARNVIKLEDVHSEEFCNCKHPVVKLVYNEKIGLGGTMRLGAYGCNIRPSSKVADVYNGKTIIFERHRHRYIVNSDYRNDLEKNGLICSGLSEDGMYIEAVELRKHPWFIGVQFHPEFQSKPFSPHSLFVSFIKAAIDTVV; translated from the coding sequence ATGAGGAAAGCTAAGTTTATTTTTATAACAGGAGGAGTGGTTTCTTCTCTTGGTAAAGGTTTAGTTGCTTCGAGTATTGGTGCGCTTTTGCAATCTTATAGCTTTAAAGTTCGTATTAGAAAACTTGATCCATATTTAAATATTGACCCTGGAACAATGGATCCAATTCAACATGGTGAGGTATTTGTTACTGAAGATGGTGCTGAGACTGATTTAGATCTTGGACATTATGAGCGCTTTACAGGAATTAATGCAACAAGAGATGATAATATAACGACTGGTAAGATATATTATGAGCTTCTTAGAAAAGAAAGGCATGGTGATTATCTAGGCAAAACCGTACAAGTTATTCCGCATGTTACAGATTTAATTAAATCTTTTATTTTCAATAATACTGAGGATCTAGATTTTATGATATGTGAAATTGGCGGAACTGTAGGTGATATCGAGAGTCAGCCTTTTTTAGAGGCTATACGTCAAATTAATTTTATGCTTGGAAAACAAATGGTTATTCTTATCCATTTAACATTGGTACCATATCTTACCGCAGCCCAAGAATTAAAAACAAAACCTACACAGCATTCAATTCGAGAATTAAATTTCGCTGGATTGCAACCAGATATTATATTGTGTCGTAGTGAGAGAGAAATTTTTGATAATCAAAGAAAAAAGATAGCAAATCTTTGTAATGTTTCATTATCTAATGTAATGTCAGTTCCTGATGTAAGTCATATATATGAGTTACCAATTTTGTATAATCAACGTGGACTTGGTATACAAGTTTTGAAACATTTTAATTTAAATAAACCAAAACCGAGATTAACTGAATGGAATCAAATAGTGCTTTCTATGAAAGATATAACGCGTGAGATTATTGTGTCTGTAGTAGGAAAATATATTGAATTTCCGGATGCATATAAATCATTAGTTGAAGCGTTAAATCATGGTGCAATTAGTAATAAAGTTAAGATGAAAATTAATTGGATTAATTCAAGGGATAAAAATGAAAGATTTTTTGATAAGAAATTTATAGAAGAAAAATTATATAATTCTAATGCGATTCTTGTTCCGGGGGGGTTTGGTGATAATGGAGTAGAGGGTAAAATATTGGCAATAAATTATGCGCGTGTGCGCAATATACCATTTCTTGGAATATGTCTTGGCATGCAACTTGCTGTTATTGAATTTGCTCGCAATGTTATTAAGCTTGAAGATGTACATTCCGAGGAATTTTGTAACTGCAAGCATCCTGTTGTTAAGTTAGTTTATAATGAAAAAATTGGACTTGGTGGAACTATGAGACTCGGAGCATATGGATGTAATATAAGACCAAGTTCAAAGGTAGCAGATGTATATAATGGTAAGACTATTATTTTTGAGAGGCACAGACATAGATACATAGTTAATTCAGATTATAGAAATGATTTAGAAAAAAATGGATTAATATGTAGTGGATTATCAGAAGATGGAATGTATATAGAAGCGGTGGAGTTAAGAAAGCATCCGTGGTTTATTGGTGTACAATTTCATCCAGAGTTTCAATCGAAACCGTTTTCTCCTCATTCTCTTTTTGTATCTTTTATTAAAGCAGCAATTGATACAGTGGTATAA
- the secG gene encoding preprotein translocase subunit SecG — protein MSITILSIFQIILVIILVVLVLFQPPGSSSLSGFNSQHGRFSSIVQMKSSVNSLNKITVMVAGLFIINTLLLSGLYAKGAHKKSIAERILLEKKQEYEHTSVPFENN, from the coding sequence ATGTCAATAACAATACTGAGTATTTTTCAAATAATATTAGTTATTATTTTAGTGGTTTTAGTGCTTTTTCAACCTCCTGGGAGTAGTTCATTGAGTGGTTTTAATTCGCAACATGGGAGATTTAGTTCAATTGTTCAAATGAAATCTTCTGTAAATTCGCTTAATAAAATAACTGTTATGGTTGCGGGGCTATTTATTATAAATACATTATTATTATCTGGATTATACGCAAAAGGTGCGCATAAAAAATCAATCGCAGAGAGAATCTTGTTAGAAAAAAAACAAGAATATGAACATACCTCTGTTCCTTTTGAAAATAATTGA
- a CDS encoding alpha/beta fold hydrolase: MIELKGPEICNSRNKSSLIVCLHGWGSSGDNFIHLAKIMSKSLPDSCFIAPNAPFKREDNGYQWFSLEDRSEDVLYHGVKNAALIINHFVDMKLKKLNLNDGQLSFIGFSQGAMLAIHASLVRPQSCASVVAYSGRFLSPSRVSQEIRSRPNMCIIHGDADNIVHFSFFNLAVKFLRKNGVNVESHKIHALGHIINEEGIKIGVEFIKRNLGC, from the coding sequence ATGATTGAACTTAAGGGTCCAGAAATTTGTAATAGTAGAAATAAAAGCAGTTTAATTGTTTGTTTGCATGGATGGGGGTCAAGTGGGGATAATTTTATTCATCTTGCTAAAATTATGAGTAAGTCTTTACCTGATTCATGCTTTATAGCACCAAACGCTCCATTTAAAAGGGAAGATAACGGTTATCAATGGTTTAGTTTAGAGGATCGTAGTGAAGATGTACTATATCATGGAGTGAAAAATGCTGCATTAATAATAAATCATTTTGTTGATATGAAATTAAAGAAACTCAATTTAAATGATGGACAACTTTCTTTTATTGGGTTTTCACAAGGTGCAATGCTTGCAATACACGCTTCTCTTGTTCGTCCTCAATCTTGTGCATCGGTTGTTGCGTATTCTGGTAGATTTCTTTCACCTTCAAGGGTTTCACAAGAGATTAGATCAAGGCCAAATATGTGTATTATTCATGGTGATGCTGATAATATAGTACATTTTTCTTTCTTTAATTTAGCAGTCAAATTTTTAAGAAAAAATGGAGTAAATGTCGAGAGTCATAAAATTCATGCATTAGGCCATATTATTAATGAAGAAGGCATAAAGATAGGTGTAGAGTTTATTAAGAGAAATTTAGGGTGTTGA
- the obgE gene encoding GTPase ObgE, with amino-acid sequence MNFVDEVKLYLKAGNGGDGCVSFRREKFVEFGGPNGGNGGRGGNIVFISDINLNTLLDFRYRKYIKASNGKRGANRNKSGIAGKDIVLKIPVGTQIINMESGKVIVDLNKSGMKFQIVQGGRGGLGNMNFKSSTNRAPRRFTYGQPGEEKYVLLKLKVLADVGIVGMPNAGKSKFLTRCSNADTKVGDYPFTTIRPYLGVAKVSDGEIIIADIPGIIPNAHRGAGLGYKFLKHIERCKILFHLIDISQDDVISAYNCIHNELRYYNIDLIRKEEVVALNKCDLYEELEILEKKNYLASYLNKEVICLSSNSNLYSTLELLNKKLKKEYSLRKN; translated from the coding sequence ATGAATTTTGTAGATGAAGTCAAATTATATCTAAAGGCTGGTAATGGGGGTGATGGTTGTGTAAGTTTTCGTCGGGAAAAGTTTGTTGAATTTGGTGGTCCAAATGGTGGTAATGGGGGGAGGGGCGGGAATATAGTTTTTATCAGTGATATAAATCTTAATACTTTGCTTGATTTTCGTTATAGAAAATATATTAAAGCAAGTAATGGAAAAAGAGGAGCAAATAGGAATAAGTCCGGTATAGCTGGGAAAGATATTGTACTTAAAATTCCAGTTGGGACACAAATAATCAATATGGAAAGCGGGAAAGTTATAGTAGATCTTAATAAATCTGGAATGAAATTTCAAATAGTACAAGGTGGAAGAGGTGGACTTGGGAATATGAATTTTAAGTCTTCTACTAATAGAGCGCCAAGGCGTTTTACTTACGGTCAGCCTGGTGAGGAAAAGTATGTGTTATTAAAGTTAAAAGTTTTAGCCGATGTTGGTATTGTTGGTATGCCAAATGCTGGTAAGTCAAAATTTTTAACTCGTTGCTCGAATGCTGATACGAAGGTAGGCGATTATCCATTTACTACAATAAGGCCATATTTAGGTGTAGCAAAAGTAAGTGATGGGGAAATTATAATAGCAGATATTCCAGGAATAATTCCCAATGCTCATCGTGGAGCTGGACTTGGATATAAATTTTTGAAACATATAGAAAGATGCAAAATCTTGTTTCATTTAATTGATATATCTCAAGATGATGTTATTTCTGCATATAATTGTATTCATAATGAGCTTAGGTATTACAATATTGATCTTATCAGGAAAGAGGAGGTTGTAGCATTAAATAAGTGTGATTTATATGAAGAATTAGAAATTCTCGAAAAGAAGAATTATTTAGCTAGTTATCTTAATAAAGAAGTGATTTGTTTATCGAGCAATAGTAATTTATATTCAACTTTAGAACTTTTAAATAAAAAATTAAAAAAAGAATATAGTCTTAGGAAGAATTAA
- the eno gene encoding phosphopyruvate hydratase: MVKQIINSVFAREILDSRGYPTIEVEIELSDGAIGRASVPSGTSVSKREALELRDHDEKRYFGKGILKAVQLVNKVIANRIIGMDATNQTMIDNVLIELDGTKNKSKLGANTILGVSLATAKAVANSFKIPLYRYLGGEQANVMPIPFFNIINGGVHADNKLDFQEFMIIPIGAETFSEGIRMSAEVFHNLRNILKKNGYSVNVGDEGGFAPNIENVEEVFDLIIYAIESVGYSIKDHFALGLDVASSTFCKNGVYKFRNKELSSEEVVKYYCDLVEKYPLISIEDPISEDSYEYWSLLTIRLGDKIQLIGDDLFATNCELISKGIKRKIANAVLIKPNQVGTLTETFAAIEIAKSNCYKVIISHRSGETEDTTISHIAVASNCGQIKAGSLSRSDRLAKYNELLRIESALGRNAKYCNGLYEFCR; the protein is encoded by the coding sequence ATGGTAAAACAGATAATTAATAGTGTATTTGCAAGAGAAATTTTGGATAGCAGAGGTTATCCAACTATTGAAGTAGAAATTGAACTAAGTGATGGAGCAATAGGTAGGGCATCTGTACCTTCTGGGACTTCAGTTAGTAAAAGGGAAGCGTTAGAATTGAGAGATCACGATGAAAAAAGGTATTTTGGCAAGGGAATACTTAAGGCTGTTCAGCTTGTAAATAAAGTAATAGCGAATAGAATTATTGGTATGGATGCAACGAATCAGACCATGATTGATAATGTTTTAATAGAGTTAGATGGGACAAAAAATAAATCAAAACTTGGAGCAAATACAATTTTAGGCGTATCTCTAGCTACCGCAAAAGCGGTAGCGAATAGTTTTAAAATACCATTATACAGGTATTTAGGAGGAGAGCAGGCAAATGTTATGCCGATTCCATTTTTTAATATAATTAATGGCGGAGTGCATGCGGATAATAAATTAGATTTTCAAGAATTTATGATTATTCCTATTGGGGCTGAGACTTTTAGCGAAGGAATTAGAATGTCTGCAGAAGTGTTTCATAATTTACGTAATATTCTAAAAAAGAATGGTTACAGTGTAAATGTAGGAGATGAAGGAGGCTTTGCGCCTAATATTGAGAATGTTGAGGAGGTTTTTGATTTGATAATTTATGCCATAGAGTCTGTGGGTTATTCGATAAAGGATCATTTTGCATTAGGTCTTGATGTAGCTTCGTCAACCTTTTGTAAAAATGGAGTTTATAAATTTAGAAATAAAGAGCTTTCTTCAGAAGAGGTAGTTAAATATTATTGTGATCTTGTGGAAAAATATCCTCTAATTTCTATAGAAGATCCAATAAGTGAAGATAGTTATGAGTATTGGAGTTTACTTACTATAAGACTTGGAGATAAGATTCAACTAATCGGTGATGATTTGTTTGCTACAAATTGCGAGTTAATAAGTAAAGGAATAAAAAGAAAAATTGCAAATGCTGTATTAATCAAGCCAAATCAGGTAGGTACATTGACGGAAACTTTCGCTGCTATTGAGATAGCGAAATCAAATTGTTATAAAGTAATTATTTCTCATAGATCAGGTGAAACAGAAGATACAACGATATCTCATATAGCAGTTGCTTCGAACTGTGGACAAATAAAAGCTGGGTCATTATCACGCTCTGATAGGCTTGCAAAATATAATGAGTTGTTAAGAATAGAGAGCGCGCTGGGAAGAAATGCTAAGTATTGTAATGGTTTGTATGAATTTTGTAGATGA
- the murC gene encoding UDP-N-acetylmuramate--L-alanine ligase: protein MNDIKKKIIHIIGIGGIGMSAIAEILHNLNYKVQGSDIQSNDNIDRLKKLGIEIYIGHSADNVKQAKVVVYSSAIKSDNVELIAARDNRKIILHRSGILSEIMRDKYVIAVSGSSGKTTTTAIISSIFDYSGINATVIVGGVLNSYRNNSKFGKSDIFLVEADESDGTMLKIPTNIAVITSINNDHIDYYGTFDNIKDAFFQFVNKADFAITPHSTSINYNGLTFGFKNGDIRASNIEQYSDSIRFDVSINFDENSWITLSNLKITKREKYSNYLLRRNVSLLSHRLILRTRIMKNVILSNAVGIHKISNALAAISVAIKLGISDSDIRRGLLGFKGVARRFSLIAFIKGGIRLIEDYAHHPNEIYATLKAARSISKKKVIGIIEPLRFIRIRSFFYEFIRVFMMFDYIILTSVHPPDDRPIPGCGVYDMKKALVNNGFNKVEIMNSALLISHFIDDFTSPDDIVLFIGAGSNIVKLAKETAAFYIK, encoded by the coding sequence ATGAATGATATTAAAAAAAAAATAATACATATAATTGGTATAGGTGGAATTGGAATGAGTGCAATTGCCGAAATTCTTCATAATTTAAATTATAAAGTTCAAGGTAGTGATATACAATCAAACGATAATATAGATAGACTGAAAAAGTTAGGTATAGAAATATACATCGGTCATAGTGCTGATAATGTTAAGCAAGCTAAAGTAGTTGTATATTCTTCGGCAATAAAATCTGATAATGTAGAATTAATTGCTGCAAGGGATAATAGAAAAATCATTCTACATAGATCAGGAATATTATCTGAGATTATGAGAGATAAATATGTAATAGCAGTTTCTGGTTCAAGCGGAAAGACTACAACAACTGCAATAATTTCTTCTATTTTTGATTATTCTGGAATTAATGCAACTGTAATTGTGGGTGGGGTATTAAATTCTTATCGTAATAATTCAAAATTTGGTAAGAGTGATATTTTTTTAGTTGAAGCAGATGAATCTGATGGAACTATGTTAAAAATTCCTACAAATATTGCCGTTATAACAAGTATTAATAATGATCATATAGATTACTATGGTACGTTTGATAATATCAAAGATGCATTTTTTCAATTTGTGAATAAGGCAGATTTCGCTATAACACCTCATTCTACGAGTATTAATTATAATGGTTTGACATTTGGGTTTAAGAATGGTGATATAAGAGCTAGTAATATAGAACAGTACAGTGATAGTATAAGGTTTGATGTATCAATTAATTTTGATGAAAATAGTTGGATTACATTATCCAATCTAAAAATAACAAAGAGAGAGAAATATAGTAATTATTTATTACGACGAAATGTTTCATTATTATCTCATCGTTTAATTTTAAGAACTAGAATTATGAAAAATGTGATACTATCAAATGCAGTTGGTATTCATAAGATTAGTAATGCTTTAGCTGCAATATCTGTAGCGATAAAGCTTGGGATTAGTGATTCTGATATTAGAAGAGGTCTATTGGGATTTAAGGGGGTAGCAAGGAGATTTTCTCTAATTGCTTTTATTAAAGGAGGTATTAGATTAATCGAAGATTATGCTCATCATCCGAACGAAATATATGCAACTCTGAAAGCGGCACGCTCTATTTCTAAAAAGAAAGTGATAGGGATTATTGAGCCACTGCGTTTTATTCGTATTCGTAGTTTTTTTTATGAATTTATACGAGTTTTTATGATGTTTGATTACATTATTCTTACTTCTGTTCATCCCCCAGATGATAGGCCGATTCCTGGTTGCGGAGTTTATGATATGAAAAAAGCTTTAGTTAACAATGGGTTTAATAAAGTTGAGATTATGAATAGTGCTTTGCTTATTTCACATTTTATTGATGACTTTACGAGCCCAGATGATATAGTATTGTTTATTGGTGCTGGTAGTAATATAGTTAAGTTGGCAAAAGAGACTGCAGCTTTTTATATTAAATAA